A single Xylanimonas cellulosilytica DSM 15894 DNA region contains:
- a CDS encoding ABC transporter permease encodes MTTSMPTPTADPAVPRRRGWLRAARRTPVTTVLTSVVAAAVLAVVVVWAVGARWIVPDALAQDLVLGVSPAGTPGHLFGTDNLGRDVLALTVAGTLSAVLGPVVIALGSTALGVLLGSLAGWNGGRLDAVVGRWTDLVLALPGLLLAIVVAGILDRGYWVTVALLVLLFSPTDIRLVRAAVSAERGKPYIEAPRVLGIRAPRIVLRHVLPNVRPLVLANLFLNVAYALVAMSSLSFLGLGVSPGSADWGRQLSDARGLLFTNPAAAIVPGIAIIAVSTAVNLLGDRLADRAEQETA; translated from the coding sequence ATGACGACGTCGATGCCGACGCCGACCGCCGACCCTGCGGTGCCTCGGCGACGCGGCTGGCTGCGGGCCGCCCGGCGCACCCCGGTGACGACCGTGCTGACGAGCGTGGTGGCGGCCGCCGTGCTGGCGGTGGTGGTCGTGTGGGCCGTGGGCGCACGGTGGATCGTGCCGGACGCGCTCGCGCAGGATCTCGTGCTCGGCGTCAGCCCGGCAGGCACACCGGGCCACCTGTTCGGCACCGACAACCTGGGCCGTGACGTCCTGGCGCTGACCGTCGCGGGCACGCTCTCGGCGGTGCTCGGGCCGGTGGTCATCGCGCTCGGCTCGACGGCGCTGGGTGTGTTGCTCGGCTCGCTCGCCGGGTGGAACGGCGGCCGCCTCGACGCCGTCGTCGGCCGCTGGACCGACCTGGTGCTGGCCCTGCCCGGGCTGCTGCTGGCCATCGTCGTGGCCGGCATCCTCGACCGCGGCTACTGGGTCACCGTGGCACTGCTCGTGCTGCTGTTCTCCCCGACCGACATCCGGCTCGTGCGCGCGGCCGTCTCCGCCGAGCGCGGCAAGCCGTACATCGAGGCGCCCCGCGTGCTCGGTATCCGGGCCCCGCGCATCGTGCTGCGACACGTGCTGCCGAACGTGCGCCCGCTCGTGCTGGCCAACCTGTTCCTCAACGTGGCGTACGCGCTCGTGGCGATGTCGTCCCTGTCGTTCCTCGGTCTGGGCGTGTCGCCGGGCTCCGCGGACTGGGGCCGCCAGCTCTCCGACGCGCGCGGCCTGCTGTTCACCAACCCGGCCGCGGCGATCGTGCCGGGCATCGCGATCATCGCCGTCTCCACGGCCGTGAACCTCCTCGGCGACCGCCTCGCCGACCGTGCCGAGCAGGAGACCGCATGA